The Desulfuromonadaceae bacterium genome includes the window TCAAAGGCAACGACTTGTTTTTGATTTTCAACCCAGAAGATTTTGATTCTCTCCGTGTCCTCCGTGGTGAAATATTCAGTTCCTTCTTACCACCCGTTCGCTTCGCTCACTGGAGATCACAGAGATCACGGAGAAAACATAAGCGATGACTTGTCCTTGACCCACGCGTCGATACGCTCGGCCAGTTCTTTGGGTAGATCAACAAACTTCAGCCCCATTCCCGGCTCGTATTGACTTTTACGACTGAAGTTGCGCTGCCAGACAACTTCGCAAGCGCAGGTGATCGTCGTTGCGATCGGTGCCGGGAAGGGAATTTCAACGTTGAACTGACTCCCCGGCTCTTTAGGATTGGTGGTGCCGATAAACATGCCGCTGCGGCTGATATTTTTGGCATAACCAAAAAAGGCTTTCTGGCCGGCAGGCTCAACCTTGACATTCTGCACCAGCAAAGGTGATCGCAACTCCCGGCGCTGATCGCCGGGTGGGCGCTCTTCTGGATTCTGGTCTTTTGGCACCATGGCCTCCTTGGCAGAGGGACGTTTCTCTTACTGCAAGCAAATATAACTTATATACACAAAAAATTCATAGCGGTTTTTGCAAACGCCGTAAAACGCCTAATTGGCGCGCTGGTTCGACAGGAGCAACAATTCCAACCTGACGCAACAGTTCGGGCACGCTTGCTGCGCAGGGAACACGTTTTGCTGCGGGACAAAGGGTATGGATCAAACGCACGCTTTTGAGTCCGTCAAACCAGCCGTGAAATGCACTGGCGAACCTTTCCGGCGTTGCGTGGTTGTTCTGCAATCGCCCCCAAACGTCTTCAAAATTGGTCTCGTCAAGGAAATCACTCAGGCGCGGGTCGATCATCCGCGCCTGCTGCAACACTTCTGTGGCCGAATTTTTCCAGCCTGAGCGCGCGGCCTGTAGCCACTCCCTGAGCAGGCGATAAACATCCGGCGCATAAAAAAATGTCCCGTTATTCTCACCCGTGCGCAACTCCGCCACACTGTGGCCGGTCCCGAACGGGGTACGGCTCGACATCCGCGCCGAGGGGAAGACACAGGTGCCGCGCAGCGCTGAAACCCCGCAGGTCTTGACCAGTTGCTGCACAAAGTAAAAATCCTCCCCCGCCTGGCGACGATTCATCCCCCCCGCCGCGACATAGGCATCAACGCGTACGGCAACAGTGCTACCGATTGTGTGCCAGGCATAAGGCGACCGTGCCAGCGTCAAACCCAACAAATGATGGCGCAGATAGAGCTCATAAAGATCGATCGCCGCCTGTCCTGCAGAATCAGCCCCCCGGCGGTGACAAAAGGGGATCACCGCACCCCCGGCAGAAGCCGTCGCAAAGTGCTGCCTGATCGCCGCCAGATAGTTGCTCAGCACCAGCGTATCGGCATCAAGGCAGACCAGGACAGGAGGTGTCCTGACGTAGTCGCAACGTTGCAACGCCAGATCAAGCCCGATTTTGCGTGCCACCCCGACGCCGCCGTCCCCTGGCGCCAGTTCCCGCCCCGCCGACGCCGCATCGATCCACCCCAGCTTGAGCTGCGGATAACGGTGGGCGAAGCGGGGCAGCCGATCGAGCGTCGCCGCATTATCCCTTTTGTCAGCAACCGCCGCGTCCTCGCGTTGATTTATGACTACCAGCAGCAGAAACTGTTCGAGCAGTTCAGGCGGGTTTTTCGCCAGCCATTTTAGAGCAACAAAAAGCTCGGCACTCTCCGCCAGCGCCGGAATGACCACCGCGCCACAGAAATCGGTGCGTTCAGTTCCGGCAATATGCCATGGCCCGGCAATCGCCCGCCGCTCCAGATAACGCGCCACCGCTACCGGCAGAACACTCACCGCAGCGACTCAACAACGGCCAGCGCCGCCGCAAGCGGATCGCCAGCGCCGGCGACCCAGTGAATCGTCATCCCCTGCTTTTCCATCCGCCGGAACCAGGTTTCCTGCCGTTTGGCGAAGTGATGAATGGCACTGTTCAGTTTCTGAAAAAGGTCGTTGCGATTGAGCTGCCCTTGCAGATATTGAGCGACAAAACGGTATTCGAGCCCGTAGAATTCGAGCCGCGCCCACGGCACTCCGGCGGCATGGAGTGACGCAACCTCCTCGATCATCCCCCCATCCAGGCGCATACTCAGACGTCTGGTGATCCGCTCGCGGAGCAGCTTACGGTCCCAATGCACGCCGATAATCAATGGATTGATCAGCGGCGGCGCGGGCAGATGCTCCGCTGTATCTTGCTCGGCCAGCGCAATTTCAATCGCCCGGATCAACCGTTCGCGCTCAACCAGGTCGGTGCTGTTGTGCTGTTGCGGTCTGAGTTCGTGCAACCGGGCAGCCAACTGTGCATCGTCCAGCGCCGCCAACTCATCCCGCAGGGCGCGATTTAGTGGCGCGAGTACCAGCCGGTAACCACGCAACGCCGCCTCAAGATAGAGCCCGGTGCCGCCGACCAGCAGTGGCAACCGCCCGCGCGCACGAATCTCGGCAAACGCCTGATAGAACCGTTGCTGAAAATCGAAAACGCTGAATTCGCTCCCCGCAGCGACTATGTCGATCAGATGATAAGGAATTTCCTCGTACTCGTCGCTATCCTTGCCACTGCCGATATCCATGCCACGATAGACCTGGCGCGAATCGGCAGAGATAATCTCACCATCCAACGCCCGTGCCAGTTGCACGCCGAGACGGGTTTTACCACTGGCGGTGGGACCAAGGACGGTAAACAAATTAAAGGTGTTGGCAGAGGAATCCGGCATCATAGTCGCTACTTTATTGCGTTTACATTCTGAATGCAACACCTTGCCCCGCAACAACTTTCCCGCTATGATATCCGCTCTTCAACAAGACGGGAACGAATCAATCATGATGGCATCGCAAAAAGTCCGCCCTGCTGTGTTACGCCGGTTTTTCAGGACCTCGACCTACCTGATGTAGGTCTTCGCCCCTGAAAAACCACCAGGCCTTGTAGAACAAAATTTTTGCTTAGCCATCTAATTTTTTTTGCGAGTACATCAATTCATGGAACACTATCTCCCCTGGCTGGTACCGCCGCTGCTCGGCGCACTGATCGGCTACGTCACCAACTACATCGCCATCAAGATGCTCTTCCGCCCGCTGAAAGCGTGGCGGATCTTTGGGCTGCACGTCCCGCTGACCCCCGGCATTATCCCCTCCAAACGCGGGGAACTGGCTCAACGAATGGGAAACACCGTCGGCGGCCACCTGCTGACCTCCGCAGATATTGGTGGCGCCCTGGAAACAGCGACGTTCCGTCGCGAATTGCGCGGGGCGCTCCACGACCGGCTCGGCCATTTCCTCAACCGCGAACTCGCCCCCCCGGCGGCGCTGGTTCCAAAAGAGTACCGGGCGCGCTTCGACGAGCTGGTCCTTATCCTGCGCCGTAAATGTGTCGATGCCGTCGGCCAGTGGGTTGACAGCGCTGATTGCGAAGCCCGTCTGCGCAAATTTCTGGCGGCTAAAGAGCGCGAGCTTCTCGGTCGCGACCTGGAAAGTTTCATGACGCCCGAGCGCTTCGCCGCATTGTCTACCCACCTTGACGAGCGCATCGGGACGACGCTGCGTTCCGCTACCTTGACGATGGCCGTTGAGCAATTCGTCGATCGCCAGACCGACCGGCTCCTTTGCAGCGAGCGTTCCCTCAAGGAACTGTTGCCGGATGACTTATGCGAAACACTGATTGCCCAACTGGAAAAGGAGCTGCCGCCGCTCCTGGAAAAATTCGGTGGCATGCTCCATGATCCGGCCTTTCGCAAACAGCTCACCACGCGGGCCAGAGAGGGGATCGAAAAATTCCTCGATTCTCTCGGCGGACTGACGGCGGTTCTGGCCGGGTTTTTCGATATGGAAAAGGTCTACACTAAAATCCCCGACTTTCTTGATCAGGCCGGAGAAGAGGTTGCGATTTGGCTGCAACGCGCCGCAACCCAGGAGCAGGTGGCGGCCATGCTGCGTGAACGGATTAACGCATTTCTCGACCGCCCGCTGAAAAGTTATCTGGAAAAAATGCCGTTCGAAAAAGTCGCCGGGATGCGCACTTACCTGCGGGCTCGTGTCATCACCCTGCTCCACGACCGGCGCACCACCGAACGCCTGGTTGGCCTGGCGGGAGCGGGGATTGAGCGCATCAAGGACCGCCCGTTTCACCAACTCCTCGACGGCATCCTCCCGCCACGGGGACGTGAGCGCATGCGGGATGCATTCGCCGACCGCCTGCTGGAGACCTTGCGCGCCCCGGCCACCCGTCAGGCGTTCGACCGGTTCCTGGCCGACAAGTTCGACTACTGGCTCTACCAATGCCCTCTCGGTCACCTTGCCGCGCGGATTCCCGCCGATCTGCGTGAAGAGCTCGAGGAGGGGATCTATCTGCAACTGAAAGATGTCCTGCAGCAAGAAGTTCCCCCGTTGATCGACGCCCTCGATATTACCCGCATGGTCGAGAAAAAGGTCAACCAGCTCGACCTGCTCCAGGTGGAAGATCTGGTCCTCGGCATCATGAAGGAACAGTTCAAGTACATCAACCTCTTTGGCGGTCTGCTCGGTTTTCTGATCGGGCTGATGAACCTGTTTCTGTTGAAACTCTGAAGCGAATCATGCAACCAACCCTGGAAGAAAGGAATCGCCCGATGAAAGTTATCGCCATTAACGGGAGCGCCCGAAAAGACGGCAACACTGCAATTTTGATCCGCCAGGTCTTTGCCGAACTGGAAAAAGCGGGGATTGAAACCGAGTTGATTCAACTGGCGGGGAACATCGTCCGTGGCTGTACCGCCTGTTATCAGTGCTGGGAAAAACAGGATCGGCGCTGTGCGGTCAAGAACGATCTGATCAACGATTGTATCGAAAAAATGGCCGCCGCGGACGGAATTATCCTCGCTTCGCCGACCTACTTTGCCGATGTCTCGGCAGAGATGAAGGCCGTGATCGATCGCACCGGCATGGTTAATCGTGCCAATGGCGATCTTTTCCGCCGCAAGGTCGGGGCGGCGGTCGTCGCGGTGCGGCGCGGTGGCGCTCACCATGCCTTTACGACGATTAATAACTACTTCACCATCAGCCAGATGATAATTCCCGGCTCAAGCTACTGGAACTTCGGTATGGGCAAAGCGATTGGTGAGGTGGAACAGGACGAGGAAGGGATCAAAACCATGCAGGTGCTGGGCGAAAACATGGCCTGGCTGCTGGGGAAAATCGGCAAGGAGTAACCCCCATTGGCCATTCCTGCGGACTTGCCGGTAGCGTTGCAGCTTTTATGCACGATTCAGGGTGTGGCGCGAAATTGCAGCGGTTAGCCTCCCTCCACCGCAAAGGCATCCTCGATCCGTTCCCAAATTTCGTCCATGCCTTCGCGAGTCTTCGCCGAAAAGAGGGAAAATGCCTCCAGCGGCAGGTTGGTTGCTTCAAGGATCGGTTTTATCTGTTTGCCCCGTTGACTGCGACTGATTTTGTCAATTTTGGTGATCACCGGAATGGTCGGTGCACCGAACTCTTCAAGCCAGTCGAGCAGCTGGATATCTTCCTCGCGCGGCACACGACGCACATCAAAGAGCGTGACAACCGCCTTGAGATTGACGCGGGTTTCCAGATAGGTGCGCATCATCGGCCCCCACTGCGACTTGACCGTCAGCGGCACCTTGGCGAAACCGTAACCGGGGAGGTCAACCAGGGTAAACTCACCGTTAATATTAAAAAAATTGATCAGCTGCGTGCGGCCAGGCGTATTCGAGGTACGCACCAGTGCCTTGCGGTTGACCAGGGCATTGATCAGGCTGCTCTTGCCAACATTGCTGCGCCCGGCAAAAGCGACCTCGGCAAGCAAACTGGCGGGGTATTGGTCCGGCCTGGTTGCTGATTTGATAAATTCGGCTGATTTAATGATCATGTCAGGCTCCTTGGCGCGGAGCATAGCCCAGACGCGGGTCGATTGCAATCGGGGACATCACCTTTTAAAAGGACCGAAGCTGGACATGCTTGAGTCTTTTGGTATGATTTAAAACGCGCAAACAACTAATTGCTTCAGGAGGCAACATATGCTCAGCGAAAAACTGGTCGATGAACTCAATGAACAGATCAAGTATGAATTTTTTTCAGCCTACTTCTACATGGCGATTTCCGGCTATTTTGAGGCAGAGGATTTACCGGGGTTCGCCGCGTGGATGCGGATCCAAGCACTGGAAGAAATGACCCATGCAGAGAAGCTTTTTAATTTCATCTGCGACGCCGGAGGGCGGACCGACCTGCGCGGTTTTGAAAAACCCAAAAACGACTATGCTTCACCGTTGGCGGCCTTTGAATACAGCCTGGAACACGAAAAATTTGTCACCAATCGCATCAATGGGCTGATGGATCTGGCCAAAACGGAAGGGAGTCATGCCACGCAAATATTATTGCAGTGGTTTGTCACCGAGCAGGTCGAGGAAGAATCGAATTTCGGACTGATTGTCAAAAAACTGCGCCGCATCGGCAATGATGGCAACGGCTTGTTGCGTCTCGACGAAGATCTCGCGACACGAACCTTTGTTTATACCCCACCGGCATAATCGGGGACACGTCAGCGTTCGTTACGCTCAGCGGGGATCGCCGGTCGGATATTCACCGCTGAGCGCAACCATCAATGCTTGTTCTGTGTTGCGCCGGATTCAAGCTTTTGCAGCAAACTGGCAACTTCCCGCGCCAGGTCGGGCAGGGCGCTGTGCAGGGTGGGATATTTTAACGTTACCCCAAGTTTTTCGCGCAATCGGGTGTTATCCAGCCGTCGTGATTCGCTCAGGTACGATAACATCGTCGGATTCATTTCGTGCTGCGCCTCCGCCAGTGACACCTGGCGGGGGGGCGAAAAACCGAACAGTTCCGCCAACACGGTAAAATACTCGGTCATTGTCGATGGCTGGCCATCGCTGACGTTGAAAATATCACCATCCTCGCCCCGTTCGGCAGCCGCCAGACAGACCTGTGCCAGGTCATCGGCATGAATCCGGTTGGTCGGCGGCGCCTCTTCCGGGCGCAAGACCGGATGATCGCCCTGGAGACGCATCAACGGTGTAAACTCCGGACCATAGATCCCGGTAACCCGCAAGACCACTGTCGGCACCCGATGTTTCGCGCCCCATGCGCGGACCCCGGTTTCTGCATCAAAACGTCGCTTGGCCCGTGCGGTCTGCGGATTCGGCGGTGTATCCTCGCTGACCAGCTCCCCCCCCTGATCGCCATAGACGCCGCTGGTACTCAGATAAACAATTTTTTCCGGCTCGTCCCCGGCTGCAATCGCCGCCAGAAAATTACGCATCCGCGGGTCAGTATGGCCACCGCCCGGTGGCGGGGCGGTAAACAGCACCGTTGTTCCGGCGGTCGGCAGTGCCAACAGACTGCCGGGATCGTCAAGATTCGCGGTGACCACTGTCGCCCCCAACGCCACGCACTGCGCACGTCTCTCCTGACTGCGTGCCGTAGCCAACGTCGCAATTCCTTGCGCCCCGGCAAGGGCCAGCACGCGTCGACCGATATTTCCACAGCCGACAATAAACAGTTTTTTCATGGCTTATTTCATCCCATCAATTTATGCTTCGCGACGAAGTCGCGCCGTGCGATGAGACTATGTCCAGCGAACGTCAGCTGTCAACCTCCAATTGACGCTGGAGCTTTTTTGCTTTTTTCTATTTAACAGATCCACTGCTCCCTACGAGCATATGCGAAAAGTGGTGCAATTCAGAACTTCAGCTATAATGCCAACGACACATAATAGTTGTCCAGCCGAGGAGTTGCCTTGTGGAAAGTAGAGCAAAATCGAAAAAATATGATTACAACATTGCAGTAATCGGCGGCGGATCGGCCGGTTTGGTAACCGCTTATATTGCCGCTGCGGTCAAGGCTAAAGTCGTGTTGATCGAAAAAAGCGCGATGGGCGGCGACTGCCTCAATCGCGGGTGCGTGCCGAGCAAGGCGCTATTGCGTTGCGCGAAGATGGCCGCGTATGCCAACCGGGCGCAGGAATTCGGCTTCAAAAAAAACCCGCTGGAGTTCGATTTTTGTGATGTTCTGAAACGGGTAAAAGAGGTGGTTGATGAAATCGCTCCGCACGATTCTGTCGCGCGCTATGTCGATCTCGGAGTGGATTGTGTCCGCGGAAATGCCCGCCTGGTTGGACCGCATACGATTGCTGTCGACGGCCGCACGATTACCGCGCGCAATATTGTGATCGCCACTGGCGCACGGCCGTTCGTGCCACCATTCAGCGGTCTTGATCAGATTGATTATTTGACCTCCGAGACGATCTGGAGCTTGCGCGAGCAACCCAAACGCCTTGCCGTCGTGGGCGGGGGTGCGATCGGGTGCGAACTGACGCAGGCCTTTGCCCGTCTGGGGAGTGAAGTGACCCAGGTGGAGATGGGTGCGCGCATTCTCGGGCGCGACGATCCAGAGGTCTCGGAACTGATACAACGCAAGTTTGAAAACGAAGGCGTGCGCATTCTCACCCATCATGGCATAAAAGAAATCCGCCGGGACGGTAAACGTAAAATCCTCGTCTGCGTCTGTAAAGATGAATTGGTCGAAATAGAGTTTGATGCATTATTGATCGCGGTGGGACGCAAGGCCAACGTCAGCGGCTTCGGGCTTGAGGAATTAGGCGTCAAACTGGCACCGCAGGGAACTATCGCCGTTGACGATTTCCTGCGCACAAATTTCCCGCATATTTACTGCGCCGGCGATGTGGCCGGGCCGTTCCAGTTTTCCCATACCGCCGCACATCAGGCCTGGTACGCGGCAGTCAACTCGCTCTTTGGCGGATTAAAGTCGTTCCGCGTCGATTACAGCGTCGTTCCCTGGGCAACCTATACCGATCCTGAGGTTGCCCAGGTCGGTCTGAATGAGTCTGCGGCCAAACGACAGAAAATCCCCTATGAGGCGGTGCGTTATGATTTCAAAGACATCGATCGCGCCGTTATTGACCGGGAAAGTCAGGGGTTTGTCAAAGTGCTGACCAAGCCGGGGACGGACAGGATCCTCGGCGTGACGATTGTCGGTTCGCATGCCAGTGATCTCATTGCCGAATACATTCTGGCCATGAAACACGGTATCGGCCTGAACAAGATTCTCGGCACGATGCACATCTACCCGACCCTGGCTGAGGTGAATAAAGCAACGGCAGGAGAATGGAAACGCTTGCATGCTCCACACAAGCTGTTGCGGTGGGTCGCGCGTTTTCATGACTGGCGCCGCGGATGAGGTACGGATGGAGATTCAGCAGAGTTAATTATTGATAAAATTATTTACTTAAAGTAAAAAAGATTGTGAAAGAACTTTTTCGTGGCATCATGCGCTTTCGGCGCGACGATTTCGAATCTCACAAGGAGCTGTTTCAGCAACTGGGGCGGGTGCAACAACCGCATACCCTTTTTATCGGTTGTTCCGACTCCCGGGTGGTTCCGAACCTGATTACCGGAACCGGCCCTGGCGAGTTGTTTGTTGTCCGCAACATCGCAAACATCGTCCCTCCCTACCGCAAAACCGAAGAATATGTCTCCACCACTTCGGCCATCGAATATGCTGTCCTGGCTCTGGGGGTCAGCACTATCGTCGTCTGCGGACATTCCAACTGCGGCGGCTGTTCAGCGCTGAACCTGTCAACCGCAGAGCTGCAAGAGCTGCCGCATGTGCGCAAGTGGCTGGAAGTTTCAGCCGAGGTGCGACCGCGGGTCGACAAGCTGGTTACCGAAGACACCCCCGCCGAGCGTGAGTGGTTGACCGAACAGGTCAATATCCTGGTGCAGATCAAAAACCTGCTGACCTATCCCTATGTGCGCGAGCGGGTAGAAAATGGTGTCATCAAACTGCTCGGGTGGCACTATCTTATCGAAACCGGTGAGATCTACAATTTTATTGACGTTACGCAAAACTTTGAACCGGTGACCTGAATACATGGCACCCCTTAATCAGGCTTGGCCCCTCCCCAGACCGGATCCCAGCCAAACTGCTGTCGCAGCCGCTCCTCAGGATACTGCTCAAGAAACTCTGCGGCTGAAAATCTGTACTTATATTCCGCACAATAGCCTGACAGCAAGGTATAGGCCGCATTAATGTCGCGAATGGCTGCATCGTCGACACCGTGACTGTCCGGGTGATATTTTCTGACCAGTTCCCGATGACGAGCCTTCAACTCCCTCAGCGTCACCTGCTCAGGCAGTTTAAAAAGCGTAACTGCCGCCATGAATTCTTCAACTGTCATGAGTCCTGTTTCCACCCAAAAAAATTGATAACGTCGGCGCTTGCACAACAATGCTTCTTCTATGCAGCGAACAGCCGGGTTCAGACTGGTCGCCTCAGCGTTCCCAGAACACCCGGACAACATCAGCCTCCGCGGTATAATGAATATCGAGGGTGCCACCGTGGGCATTCTCTATAGCCTGCCCTACTCCGCGCGGAAGATGGGTATCGGTGAAAGTTATCACCGTTTTCCCGTCCTCTTGCTCGTCAATGGTCATCAAGCGCTTCATCGGGTGCTGCGCCTTTTGCCCCTCAACTTTATTATTTATCAGGTTCAGGATTTCCGCGTGATGTCCGGCAAAAAAACTGCCACTCAACGTCAAAATTCCGGCGGGGTGGTTGTCACGCGTACGTTTGCACGCCGGACAGAGACTACTGTAGGCAGCGGCGGGAATTTCAGACGGCCATTGCCAGCGTCCGCCACTGAACACCACGTTACACGCGGGACACAGGGTCGGCTCCTTGAGCTTGCTGTGCGTCATGTAGGGGTCATGCGTTTGCTCCTTGAGTAAACGATCCTGCCGGTGCACACCACCATTCTTTCCGTTCATAGTCCACTCCAGTGCCGTCGTTTATTCCTGATGCCGAGCATCATCTGCACAGGGCACCTGATTGGCGAAACAGCGCCATTACCGTAAAAGCTAACACAACTCTGGTAATAGTAAACTGCCGATCGAATTCCCGCCGAACCGCAGGGCTCCTTCAGCTTG containing:
- a CDS encoding PilZ domain-containing protein, which translates into the protein MVPKDQNPEERPPGDQRRELRSPLLVQNVKVEPAGQKAFFGYAKNISRSGMFIGTTNPKEPGSQFNVEIPFPAPIATTITCACEVVWQRNFSRKSQYEPGMGLKFVDLPKELAERIDAWVKDKSSLMFSP
- a CDS encoding DUF445 family protein, which gives rise to MEHYLPWLVPPLLGALIGYVTNYIAIKMLFRPLKAWRIFGLHVPLTPGIIPSKRGELAQRMGNTVGGHLLTSADIGGALETATFRRELRGALHDRLGHFLNRELAPPAALVPKEYRARFDELVLILRRKCVDAVGQWVDSADCEARLRKFLAAKERELLGRDLESFMTPERFAALSTHLDERIGTTLRSATLTMAVEQFVDRQTDRLLCSERSLKELLPDDLCETLIAQLEKELPPLLEKFGGMLHDPAFRKQLTTRAREGIEKFLDSLGGLTAVLAGFFDMEKVYTKIPDFLDQAGEEVAIWLQRAATQEQVAAMLRERINAFLDRPLKSYLEKMPFEKVAGMRTYLRARVITLLHDRRTTERLVGLAGAGIERIKDRPFHQLLDGILPPRGRERMRDAFADRLLETLRAPATRQAFDRFLADKFDYWLYQCPLGHLAARIPADLREELEEGIYLQLKDVLQQEVPPLIDALDITRMVEKKVNQLDLLQVEDLVLGIMKEQFKYINLFGGLLGFLIGLMNLFLLKL
- a CDS encoding ferritin; the protein is MLSEKLVDELNEQIKYEFFSAYFYMAISGYFEAEDLPGFAAWMRIQALEEMTHAEKLFNFICDAGGRTDLRGFEKPKNDYASPLAAFEYSLEHEKFVTNRINGLMDLAKTEGSHATQILLQWFVTEQVEEESNFGLIVKKLRRIGNDGNGLLRLDEDLATRTFVYTPPA
- the yihA gene encoding ribosome biogenesis GTP-binding protein YihA/YsxC, which codes for MIIKSAEFIKSATRPDQYPASLLAEVAFAGRSNVGKSSLINALVNRKALVRTSNTPGRTQLINFFNINGEFTLVDLPGYGFAKVPLTVKSQWGPMMRTYLETRVNLKAVVTLFDVRRVPREEDIQLLDWLEEFGAPTIPVITKIDKISRSQRGKQIKPILEATNLPLEAFSLFSAKTREGMDEIWERIEDAFAVEGG
- the lpdA gene encoding dihydrolipoyl dehydrogenase, with the translated sequence MIVVQPRSCLVESRAKSKKYDYNIAVIGGGSAGLVTAYIAAAVKAKVVLIEKSAMGGDCLNRGCVPSKALLRCAKMAAYANRAQEFGFKKNPLEFDFCDVLKRVKEVVDEIAPHDSVARYVDLGVDCVRGNARLVGPHTIAVDGRTITARNIVIATGARPFVPPFSGLDQIDYLTSETIWSLREQPKRLAVVGGGAIGCELTQAFARLGSEVTQVEMGARILGRDDPEVSELIQRKFENEGVRILTHHGIKEIRRDGKRKILVCVCKDELVEIEFDALLIAVGRKANVSGFGLEELGVKLAPQGTIAVDDFLRTNFPHIYCAGDVAGPFQFSHTAAHQAWYAAVNSLFGGLKSFRVDYSVVPWATYTDPEVAQVGLNESAAKRQKIPYEAVRYDFKDIDRAVIDRESQGFVKVLTKPGTDRILGVTIVGSHASDLIAEYILAMKHGIGLNKILGTMHIYPTLAEVNKATAGEWKRLHAPHKLLRWVARFHDWRRG
- a CDS encoding carbonic anhydrase; the encoded protein is MKELFRGIMRFRRDDFESHKELFQQLGRVQQPHTLFIGCSDSRVVPNLITGTGPGELFVVRNIANIVPPYRKTEEYVSTTSAIEYAVLALGVSTIVVCGHSNCGGCSALNLSTAELQELPHVRKWLEVSAEVRPRVDKLVTEDTPAEREWLTEQVNILVQIKNLLTYPYVRERVENGVIKLLGWHYLIETGEIYNFIDVTQNFEPVT
- a CDS encoding flavodoxin family protein, with amino-acid sequence MKVIAINGSARKDGNTAILIRQVFAELEKAGIETELIQLAGNIVRGCTACYQCWEKQDRRCAVKNDLINDCIEKMAAADGIILASPTYFADVSAEMKAVIDRTGMVNRANGDLFRRKVGAAVVAVRRGGAHHAFTTINNYFTISQMIIPGSSYWNFGMGKAIGEVEQDEEGIKTMQVLGENMAWLLGKIGKE
- a CDS encoding DnaJ domain-containing protein, whose amino-acid sequence is MTVEEFMAAVTLFKLPEQVTLRELKARHRELVRKYHPDSHGVDDAAIRDINAAYTLLSGYCAEYKYRFSAAEFLEQYPEERLRQQFGWDPVWGGAKPD
- a CDS encoding SDR family oxidoreductase, encoding MKKLFIVGCGNIGRRVLALAGAQGIATLATARSQERRAQCVALGATVVTANLDDPGSLLALPTAGTTVLFTAPPPGGGHTDPRMRNFLAAIAAGDEPEKIVYLSTSGVYGDQGGELVSEDTPPNPQTARAKRRFDAETGVRAWGAKHRVPTVVLRVTGIYGPEFTPLMRLQGDHPVLRPEEAPPTNRIHADDLAQVCLAAAERGEDGDIFNVSDGQPSTMTEYFTVLAELFGFSPPRQVSLAEAQHEMNPTMLSYLSESRRLDNTRLREKLGVTLKYPTLHSALPDLAREVASLLQKLESGATQNKH
- the miaA gene encoding tRNA (adenosine(37)-N6)-dimethylallyltransferase MiaA, yielding MMPDSSANTFNLFTVLGPTASGKTRLGVQLARALDGEIISADSRQVYRGMDIGSGKDSDEYEEIPYHLIDIVAAGSEFSVFDFQQRFYQAFAEIRARGRLPLLVGGTGLYLEAALRGYRLVLAPLNRALRDELAALDDAQLAARLHELRPQQHNSTDLVERERLIRAIEIALAEQDTAEHLPAPPLINPLIIGVHWDRKLLRERITRRLSMRLDGGMIEEVASLHAAGVPWARLEFYGLEYRFVAQYLQGQLNRNDLFQKLNSAIHHFAKRQETWFRRMEKQGMTIHWVAGAGDPLAAALAVVESLR